One window of Bacteroides sp. AN502(2024) genomic DNA carries:
- a CDS encoding transporter substrate-binding domain-containing protein, protein MINRYLVPVVIVLAIIFSIRQCGKPQPSGHPRDYAAISKEGILRVATEYNSISFYVDGDTVSGFHYELIQAFARDKGLTTEIIPLMSFEKRLEGLSEGHYDVIACDILATSELKDSLLLTSPITLNKQVLVQRKENGENDSLYIRNQLDLAGRTLHVVKGSPSISRIQNLGNEIGDTIYIKEIDKYGPEQLISMVAHGDIDYTVCDKSIARTAADSIPQIDINTAISFTQFYSWAVSKQSPVLLDSLNTWLNKFQKEKEYRKIYKKYYGKK, encoded by the coding sequence ATGATTAACAGATACTTAGTACCCGTAGTCATCGTATTGGCAATCATCTTTTCTATCCGCCAATGCGGTAAGCCGCAGCCGTCAGGACACCCGCGTGATTATGCAGCCATTTCCAAAGAAGGTATATTGCGTGTAGCGACTGAATATAATTCGATCAGTTTCTACGTGGACGGTGATACCGTCTCCGGTTTCCATTACGAACTGATACAGGCCTTTGCCCGCGATAAGGGACTGACAACCGAAATAATCCCCCTGATGAGTTTCGAGAAACGGCTGGAAGGATTAAGTGAAGGACATTACGACGTAATTGCCTGCGACATATTAGCTACCAGCGAGCTGAAAGACTCTCTGCTCCTCACCTCTCCCATCACGCTCAACAAACAAGTGCTCGTGCAACGGAAAGAAAACGGAGAAAACGACTCACTCTATATCCGTAACCAACTGGACTTGGCCGGGCGGACACTTCACGTTGTAAAAGGATCACCTTCTATCTCGCGCATCCAAAATCTGGGAAATGAGATTGGAGATACCATTTATATCAAAGAAATAGATAAATACGGCCCCGAACAATTAATCTCGATGGTCGCTCACGGAGACATCGACTATACCGTTTGTGACAAAAGCATCGCACGCACGGCCGCCGATTCCATCCCACAGATAGATATAAATACAGCTATCAGCTTTACGCAGTTCTACTCATGGGCGGTCAGCAAACAATCACCAGTCTTGCTCGATAGTCTGAATACCTGGCTGAATAAATTCCAGAAGGAGAAAGAATACCGGAAGATTTATAAAAAATACTATGGTAAAAAATAA